A stretch of DNA from Sphingopyxis sp. MWB1:
GAATGCCGCCGTTCATATAATATTCGACCTCGTTCGCCGTGTCGATGCGGCAAAGCGTGTCGAAGCTGAAGGTCGAGCCATCGGGGCGGGTGACCTCGACCGTCACCGTCTGGCGCGGCTTGAGATCGGCGACGCCGCGGATCGTGAACTGGTCGTCGCCGGTGAGGCCCAGCGTTTCGCGCGTGTCGCCGTTCGTGAATTGGAGCGGCAGCACGCCCATGCCGACGAGGTTCGAGCGGTGGATACGCTCGAAGCTCTCGACGATCACCGCGCGGACGCCGAGCAGGTTTGTGCCCTTGGCTGCCCAGTCGCGCGACGAGCCGGTGCCATATTCCTTGCCCGCGACGACTACGAGCGGGGTGCCGTCGGCCTTGTGGCGCATCGCGACGTCGTAGATCGGCAGGACTTCGTCGCCGTAGCGCGACATGCCGCCTTCGATGCCGGGGACCATTTCGTTTTTGATGCGGATGTTGGCGAAGGTGCCGCGCATCATGACTTCGTGGTGGCCGCGGCGGGCGCCGTAGCTGTTGAAGTCGGCCTTGCTAACCTGATGTTCCATAAGCCATTTTCCGGCCGGGCTGTCCGCCTTGATGCTGCCCGCCGGAGAGATGTGGTCGGTCGTGATGCTGTCACCCAGGATCGCGAGCGGTTTCGCGTTCACGATGTCGCCGACCGGCGCGGGGGTCATTTCCATGCCCTCGAAATAGGGCGGGTTCGCGACATAGGTCGAGCCCGCGCGCCACTGATAGGTGTCCGACCCCTCGACATTGATCTTCTGCCAATGCTCGTCGCCCTTGTAGACATGGGCGTAGCGGCCGAGGAACATGTCGCGGTCGACCGCGCCGGCGATGGTGTCGGCCACTTCCTGGTTGGTCGGCCAGATGTCGGCGAGGAACACGTCCTTGCCGTCCTTGTCCTGCCCGATCGGGGTGGTGGTGAAATCCTCGGTCACCGTGCCCTTGAGCGCATAGGCGACGACGAGCGGCGGCGAGGCCAGGAAGTTCGCGCGCACGTCGGGCGACACGCGGCCTTCGAAGTTGCGGTTGCCCGAGAGGACCGAGGCAGCGACGATGTCGTTGCCGTTGATCGCGGCCGAAATCGGCTCGGCAAGCGGCCCCGAATTGCCGATGCAGGTCGTGCAACCATAGCCGACGAGGTTGTAGCCGACGGCGTCGAGATGCGCCTGAAGCCCCGATTTGACGAGATAGTCGGTGACGACCTGCGACCCCGGCGCGAGGCTGGTCTTGACCCACGGCTTGGGCTTCATCCCGCGCTCGTTCGCCTTTTTCGCGACGAGTCCCGCGGCGATCATCACGCCGGGGTTCGAGGTGTTGGTGCAGCTGGTGATCGCGGCGATGACAACGTCGCCGTCGCCAATGTCATGATCCTTGCCCTCGACCGCAACGCGCGCGGGCTTGTCCTTGCCGTACAGTTTCTTGAGGTCGGCGTTGAACACATCGTCGACTTCGGTGAGGACGACCTTGTCCTGCGGCCGCTTCGGCCCCGCAAGGCTGGGCACGACGCTGCCCATGTCGAGCTCGAGCGTGTCGGTGAAGACGGGGTCGGGCATGTCGGCCGACAGCCACAGCCCCTGC
This window harbors:
- the acnA gene encoding aconitate hydratase AcnA, giving the protein MTTTGKDTLGTRSTLDVGGKKYAYYSLDKAAAKLGDVSRLPFSMKVLLENLLRFEDDGFTVSTDDVQAIVDWQKDPRSNREIQYRPARVLLQDFTGVPCVVDLAAMRDAIAKLGGDTSKINPLVPVHLVIDHSVMVDEFGHPKAFEQNVEIEYYRNGERYDFLKWGSKSLDNFKAVPPGTGICHQVNLEHIAQAVWSSEDRSGEMVVYPDTCVGTDSHTTMINGLGVLGWGVGGIEAEAAMLGQPVSMLIPEVVGFKLTGQLKEGVTATDLVLTATQMLRAKGVVGRFVEYFGPGLSTLSLADRATLANMAPEYGATCGFFGIDDKTLDYMRLTGRSDENLALVEAYAKAQGLWLSADMPDPVFTDTLELDMGSVVPSLAGPKRPQDKVVLTEVDDVFNADLKKLYGKDKPARVAVEGKDHDIGDGDVVIAAITSCTNTSNPGVMIAAGLVAKKANERGMKPKPWVKTSLAPGSQVVTDYLVKSGLQAHLDAVGYNLVGYGCTTCIGNSGPLAEPISAAINGNDIVAASVLSGNRNFEGRVSPDVRANFLASPPLVVAYALKGTVTEDFTTTPIGQDKDGKDVFLADIWPTNQEVADTIAGAVDRDMFLGRYAHVYKGDEHWQKINVEGSDTYQWRAGSTYVANPPYFEGMEMTPAPVGDIVNAKPLAILGDSITTDHISPAGSIKADSPAGKWLMEHQVSKADFNSYGARRGHHEVMMRGTFANIRIKNEMVPGIEGGMSRYGDEVLPIYDVAMRHKADGTPLVVVAGKEYGTGSSRDWAAKGTNLLGVRAVIVESFERIHRSNLVGMGVLPLQFTNGDTRETLGLTGDDQFTIRGVADLKPRQTVTVEVTRPDGSTFSFDTLCRIDTANEVEYYMNGGILHYVLRKLAA